A region of the Flavobacteriaceae bacterium MAR_2010_188 genome:
TTTAGGTCGGTTAGCACTTCTGCAGCAAGATACCAACAACTTTCTTTGAATCCTTTAAAATTGGCTGGTCAGTGCGGCAAACTTAAATGTTGCCTAAACTATGAACTAGATGCTTATTTGGATGCGTTAAAGGCATTTCCTAAGACAGAGATTAAACTTTATACCGATAAGGGAACCGCCGTTTGCCAAAAAACGGATATTTTTGGCGGTTTTATGTGGTATGCTTATGAAGGTGAATGGATGAATTGGCATAAATTAACCACTACTCAGGCCAATGAAATAATCAATAAGAATAAGAAGAAGGAAAAAGTTGCGAGTTTAGAAGAATATGCAATAGAACTTATAGCTGAGACTAAATCGGAATTCGAAAATGTGGTTGGCCAAGATAGTTTGACCCGATTCGACACTCCTAAATCTAGTGGTAACCGCAGGAAGAAAACAAACAGAAAGAAAAGGAACAATAAGCCTAATAGGGATGTTAAAAAATAATCACTATATTTTTTCCTATGTAATTATTGTGTTTTTTTGTTCATGTGATTCAAAACAGATATTCGATGAGTACCAATCCTTGCCAACTAAATGGAACAAGGATTCTATCATAAATTTTAATATAACAGCTCCAGATTCTACCAAATCCTATAATTTGTTCGTTAACTTAAGAAACAACAAAGACTACAAATACAGCAATTTACAGTTAATTGTTGCGTTAGAATATCCAAATGGCAAAACCGAAAAGGATACTTTAGAGTATGCGATGGCCAAGCCAAACGGAGAATTTTTAGGTGAAGGTTTTACCGATGTCAAAGAGAATAAACTTTGGTATAAGGGATACGATTCTGATTTTAAGTTTACCGAAATCGGTAATTATAAAGTTAGTGTACAGCAGGCCATGAGAGAAAATGGCCAAGTAGAAGGAATCGAAAACTTGGATGGAATAATGGCTGTTGGTTTTAGGATTGAAAATTCAAACTGATTAGTATGGCAAAAAAAACAGTTCAGAAAAAGAAATCTACTAACGATTTCGGTAAGTATATAAGAGGATTCTGGATTCTCTTTTTAGTAGGTGTCGTTTCCTTGGTGATACTATTTCAATTCGCAGCTTGGGGAGTTTTTGGAAGTTTGCCCAGTATTGAAGACGTTACCAATCCAAAAACAAATTTAGCGTCACAGATAATTTCTTCAGACTCTAAGCTTATCGCAAAATTTTATTTTAACGATAATAGAACCCCGGTAAAATACGACGAACTTTCAAAGAACTTGGTAGATGCATTGGTAGCAACCGAAGATATTCGGTTTTTTGAACATTCTGGTATAGACGCACGTGGTACGTTACGAGCCCTTGCTTTTTTAGGAAGTCGAGGAGGAGCAAGTACAATTACGCAACAGTTGGCTAGACAACTCTTTGTAGGTGTTCGTTCCCAAAATATATTCGAAGCGATTACCCAAAAGACAAAGGAGTGGGTTATTGCAACTCGACTAGAAAGACAATATACAAAGGAAGAGATTATTACTATGTATTTCAACATTTATGACTGGGGAAATAACGCCGATGGAATAAAGTCTGCTTCAAAAATCTATTTTGGTAAGGAACCGAAAGACCTCGATGTAAAAGAGTCTGCGATGCTGGTTGGGATGTTTGTGAATTCATCTTTTTACAATCCACGAAGAAACCCAGTAGGAACGAGGAATCGAAGAAATGTCGTGCTTGCCCAAATGGAAAAATACGACTTCATTTCAGAAAAAGAACAGGATTCTTTAGAAGGTACTGAGTTGGATATTAACTATAATCCCGAATCCCATAGAGAAGGTTTGGCAACCTATTTTAGGATGTATCTAAAAGGATTCATGGATAAATGGATTGAAGAAAATCCAAAGCCAGATGGTTCAAAATATAACTTGTATAATTCAGGTTTAAAGATTTATACCGCCTTAGATTCTAGAATGCAGCAATATGCTGAGGATGCAGTAAGAAGGCACATGCCAAGACTGCAGGCAGAATTTGATCATCAAAATACTCCAGACAGAAATCCTACTGCCCCATTTTTAGATTTAGAGCCAGAAGATATAGACAGAGTTATGGCGGCAGGGATGCGACAGTCTGAGCGCTGGAGACATATGAAATACGATTTAAAAATCGATGAGGATAAAATCATAAAATCCTTTGATGTTCCCGTGCCGATGTCCATTTTTTCATGGAAAGGTGAAATAGATACCATCATGAAACCGATGGATTCTATGCGATATTATAAGCAATTTTTGCATCCAGGTATGATGTCAATGGAACCACAAACAGGTCTTGTAAAAGCTTGGGTTGGCGGAATGGATTATAGACATTTTCAATATGATCACGTAGAAAAAGGTAAACGCCAAGTAGGTTCTACATTTAAGCCTTTTGTATATGCAACCGCCATTGATCAGTTGCATCTTTCACCTTGCGATACTCTTCCTAGACAACAAATAACGATTGAAGCTGGCCGATTTGGAAATCCAGAACCTTGGACCGCAAGGAATGCAGATGGCAATTACAACGGTTTCCTAACCTTAAAGAGTGCATTGGCAAACTCGGTCAATACTATAACCGCTAGATTGATGGACAAAGTTGGCCCACAACCTGTGGCAGATATGGCTCACAATCTTGGTATAGAATCTAAAATACAAGCAGTTCCGGCGATTGCGTTAGGGACGCCAGACCTTAGCGTTTACGAAATGGTTGCGGCTTACAGCACCTTTGCCAATAAAGGTGTGTATAACAAACCGGTACTTGTTACAAGAATCGAAGATAAGAATGGAACGGTTCTCTTTCAATTTAAACCAGAATCGCGTGATGTATTAAGCGAAGAAGTTGCATATGTAACCGTAAGTTTAATGGAAGGCGTTGTGCAGTCTGGTTCTGGTGGAAGACTAAGACACACCTATGGCGGCACCCAAGCGGTTTATAAAGAAATTATAACTGGTTATCCATATGAATTAGACAACCCTATTGCCGGTAAAACGGGGACCACTCAAAACCAGAGTGATGGTTGGTTTATGGGGATGGTTCCAAATCTGGTTACTGGAGTTTGGGTTGGTGCAGAGGATCGAGCGGCGCATTTTGGCTCCCTGCTTTATGGTCAAGGCGCATCAATGGCACTGCCAATTTGGGCATTGTATATGAAGGCGTGTTACGCAGATTCAACCCTGACTGTCTCAAAACAACCGTTTGATGTTCCGGCAAATCTTTCCATAAAAGTAAATTGTGCTGATTTTGGAAAAGATCAAGCGAGAGATGAAGGTGAAGATTTAGAGGATGTGTTGGATTTTTAAATAGGCTTAAACTAATTTTATAACATATACCGCCAATCTAATGTTGAATCAATTAGGTTGGCTTTTTAATTTTGTATTTTACAGAAACAAAACAAAAGATAAATGATCAGCAAAAAAGTTGAAAATGTAGACGTCGCATTAAGAGGTGTCGCAGATGGTATGACCTTTATGTTAGGCGGGTTTGGATTGAGCGGCATCCCGGAAAATTCCATTGCCAAGCTGGTGGAGTTAAATATCAAGGATTTGACCTGTATTTCTAATAATGCGGGAGTCGACGATTTTGGTCTTGGCCTTTTACTCCATAAAAAACAGATTAAGAAAATGGTTTCTTCTTACGTTGGAGAAAATGCGGAGTTCGAAAGACAGATGTTGAGTGGAGAATTAGATGTTGAGTTGATTCCACAAGGAACTTTAGCAGAACGTTGTAGAGCGGCGCAAGCGGGTTTTCCAGCATTTTACACGCCCGCAGGTTTCGGAACCGAAGTTGCTGAAGGCAAAGAAACCAGGGAGTTTGATGGTAAAATGTATGTTTTAGAACATGCTTTTGAAGCTGACTTTGCGTTTGTAAAAGCATGGAAGGGAGATGAAGCTGGCAACTTAATCTTCAAAGGAACCGCAAGGAATTTCAACTCAAATATGTGCGGTGCGGCAAAAATTACCGTTGCCGAAGTTGAAGAACTTCTGCCCGTGGGAACTCTAGACCCTAATCAAATTCATATTCCAGGTATTTTTGTGCAAAGAATTTTTCAAGGTGAAAAATACGAGAAACGCATCGAACAGAGAACGGTTAGGAAGAGGAATTAATGGGTGAAAAGTTTTAAGGATTCAAAGTCTCAAAGTCTCAAAGTCTCAAAGTTTCAAAGCCGCAAGATTGTAAAAACCAAAAACCAAAAACCAAAAACCAAAAACCAAAAACCAAAAACCAAAAACCGACAACCAACAACCAACAACCAACAACCAACAACTCAAATATGTTAGGAAAAGAACAAATAGCTAAAAGAATTGCTAAGGAAGTAAAAGATGGCTACTACGTAAATCTGGGTATAGGTATCCCTACACTCGTGGCAAATTATGTGAGGGATGACATTGAAGTTGAATTTCAAAGTGAGAACGGCGTATTAGGGATGGGGCCTTTTCCGTTTGAAGGCGAAGAAGACGCAGATATAATTAATGCTGGTAAGCAGACAATAACAACATTGCCGGGAGCGAGCTTTTTCGACTCTGCAATGAGCTTTTCTATGATAAGAGGCAAACATGTAGACTTAACTATATTGGGAGCCATGGAAGTGGCAGAAAATGGAGATATCGCCAACTGGAAAATTCCGGGAAAGATGGTCAAAGGTATGGGTGGAGCGATGGACCTTGTAGCAAGCGCTGAAAATATTATTGTAGCGATGATGCACACCAACCGAGAGGGAGAATCTAAATTATTAAAAAAATGTAGCCTACCCTTGACTGGGGTTGGTTGTGTTAAAAAGATAGTTACGAATCTGGCGGTTTTAGAAGTTGTAGAGAATGGTTTTAGATTATTAGAACGGGCGCCAGGTGTTTCTGTTCAAGATATAAAAGATGCCACTGAAGGTAATTTAATAGTGGACTCAGAGAATATTCCCGAAATGGATGTCTAGATATTAAAGAATAATAGAATTTTTAAGCCATCAATCGATGGCTTTTTTTATTTATAAGGTTACCATGAACATTGTTAAATTCCTACAAAAATTGTCTTAAAACCTGTTAAATGTTAAAATAACATGTATTTAATCGAATAAATATGATTTTTAGCTGATATAATTAAAAATAGATTGCATATTAGCAGTCCCAAACAACAACTAAATTATTAACCAAATCTATCATAAACCTAAATTATGATTTGCCCCAAATCTATCATCATTTAACTTATGAATGTAGCCCCAAATCTACCAAAACCTACTTATTTAAAAACTCAAGTTTTTAAGAGTTTTCATAACAATTTGAAATTAGTTAGAAGTATCTTATTGTTAACCAAAAAAATATTCATGCTATAACCGACCGCCCCTTGGGAATGGCATGAATTAACTTTTTGGTATACTCTTTTTCAGGATTCGCATATATATTTTCTGCGTCTCCCATTTCTTCAATTACCCCATTATTCATTACAATCAACTGATCAGCCATATATTTTACCACCGCCAGGTCGTGGGAAATAAATATATAGGAGAATCCAAAATCTTCCTTTAGATCGTTCAATAAATTCAAAACTTGCGCTTGTACAGAAATATCGAGGGCAGAAACAGACTCATCGCATACAATTAGTTTTGGCAGAAGAGCAATTGTCCTGGCAATACCAATTCGTTGTCTCTGTCCGCCGGAAAATTCGTGCGGATATCGATAAAAATATTCTTCATCTAATCCAACCTTTTTAAGCAAACCCATAACGATATTTTTTCGGTCCGACTGCGATTTTCCTATTTTATGGACTTTCATCGGTTCCATAATTGCTTTTCCTACTGGCAGTCTCGGATTTAACGAAGCGAATGGATCTTGAAAAATAATTTGGATATCCTTTCTCAGTTGCCTTAATTCAGATTTTTTTAAATGAGTGATATCATTGCCTTTGTAAATAATTTTGCCCGAAGTTGCCTTGTCTAGTTGTAAAATGGCATTTCCGAGAGTTGATTTTCCGCAACCAGATTCTCCAACCAACCCAACAGTTTCACCTTCATATATTTTAAATGAAACATCATTAACCGCCTTAAATTCGGTTTGCTTTTTAAAAATACCTACGTTGGAATAATATGTCTTCCCGAGATTAATGATTTCTAACAAAGGAGATTTTGAATATATCTTAGCAAGACTTGCTTTGCGTTCTTCGGACGAAATAACCTCGCTCGGAGCTTTTTTATTTAAGAAATCAATAATAGTTGGCAACCGTTTAAGATGAATATCTAACGATGGCCGCGACTTTATTAACGCCTCAGTATAGGAATTCTGAGGATTTTTGAAAATCTCTTTAGCATCTCCTTGCTCCACAATTTCTCCTTTGTACATTACGATGAGTCTATCTGCAATTTCTGATACCAAGGAAAGGTCATGAGAAATAAATATAATGCTCATATTCACTTCTTTTTGTAAATCCTTTAGTAGTTGTATTACTTCCTTTTGAACGGTTACGTCTAATGCGGTAGTCGGTTCGTCGGCGATAAGGATTTTTGGTTTACAGGCGATGGCCATCGATATCATGACCCTTTGTTTTTGTCCGCCAGAAATTTCATGGGGATAAGAATTATAAACCCGATCTGGATTGGGAAGTTTTACTTTTTCAAAAAGGGTCAAGGTTTCATTTTTAATTTCTCTTTTCGACAACGACGTGTGCCGTTGCAAAATTTCTTCGACCTGTCTTCCACATTTCATACTTGGGTTTAGAGAGCTCATCGGTTCTTGAAAAATCATGGAAATGCTTTGACCTCTAATATTGGAAAATTCAGTTTGGTTAAGAGCGCTGAGGTCATTTCCTAAAAACTCAATTTTACCAGAAGTTATTTCTGAAATATTTTTTGGCAAGAGTCCCATAATGGCTAATGAAGTTACCGACTTTCCAGAACCAGATTCGCCTACAATCCCGAGAATTTCATTGTCATTAAGCTGAAAATCAATGTCCTTGATAACAGGATAAAATTTTCCTTCATTTTTGAACGAAATCGTCAAATTTTTGACCTCCAATATGTTACCTTTTTCCATACAAAACTTCGATGTTATGCGATTGTGTCAATCCTGAATTCAAATGTATCAACCCTAAATGTTTTTTATCGAAAATATTCAATTTTAACTTTTTTATTCTATTCGTTTTGATATTTTCGCCGCCTCTAACTTCGCTAAGTACTACAATTTACTAATTCTCAAAAATTGTTTAATAGCATGAGAAAAAATTTACTAGGATCAATTCTTAGCATGATTGCTATTGCCTTGATCTCGGCAGTCGTTTTTTACCAAAAAAACAAAAGTGAAGTAGAAAACTCCAACCAACAATCCTCCCTCGAAGAGCAAAGACAAACTTACCAAAAGTATCTTGAAAATAGTCCCTACAAGGAAACTATAGCTTGGGACAAAAAAACCAGAAAACAGCACGGATTACCCCCCAATAAATATTTTGAACAAATGTGGGAGCTTTCAATTAATCCCGCTACAGGTAAATTAGATGATGGCAAACTTGCCATTTTAAG
Encoded here:
- a CDS encoding protein involved in gliding motility GldH, which produces MLKNNHYIFSYVIIVFFCSCDSKQIFDEYQSLPTKWNKDSIINFNITAPDSTKSYNLFVNLRNNKDYKYSNLQLIVALEYPNGKTEKDTLEYAMAKPNGEFLGEGFTDVKENKLWYKGYDSDFKFTEIGNYKVSVQQAMRENGQVEGIENLDGIMAVGFRIENSN
- a CDS encoding penicillin-binding protein 1A, encoding MAKKTVQKKKSTNDFGKYIRGFWILFLVGVVSLVILFQFAAWGVFGSLPSIEDVTNPKTNLASQIISSDSKLIAKFYFNDNRTPVKYDELSKNLVDALVATEDIRFFEHSGIDARGTLRALAFLGSRGGASTITQQLARQLFVGVRSQNIFEAITQKTKEWVIATRLERQYTKEEIITMYFNIYDWGNNADGIKSASKIYFGKEPKDLDVKESAMLVGMFVNSSFYNPRRNPVGTRNRRNVVLAQMEKYDFISEKEQDSLEGTELDINYNPESHREGLATYFRMYLKGFMDKWIEENPKPDGSKYNLYNSGLKIYTALDSRMQQYAEDAVRRHMPRLQAEFDHQNTPDRNPTAPFLDLEPEDIDRVMAAGMRQSERWRHMKYDLKIDEDKIIKSFDVPVPMSIFSWKGEIDTIMKPMDSMRYYKQFLHPGMMSMEPQTGLVKAWVGGMDYRHFQYDHVEKGKRQVGSTFKPFVYATAIDQLHLSPCDTLPRQQITIEAGRFGNPEPWTARNADGNYNGFLTLKSALANSVNTITARLMDKVGPQPVADMAHNLGIESKIQAVPAIALGTPDLSVYEMVAAYSTFANKGVYNKPVLVTRIEDKNGTVLFQFKPESRDVLSEEVAYVTVSLMEGVVQSGSGGRLRHTYGGTQAVYKEIITGYPYELDNPIAGKTGTTQNQSDGWFMGMVPNLVTGVWVGAEDRAAHFGSLLYGQGASMALPIWALYMKACYADSTLTVSKQPFDVPANLSIKVNCADFGKDQARDEGEDLEDVLDF
- a CDS encoding 3-oxoacid CoA-transferase subunit A, producing MISKKVENVDVALRGVADGMTFMLGGFGLSGIPENSIAKLVELNIKDLTCISNNAGVDDFGLGLLLHKKQIKKMVSSYVGENAEFERQMLSGELDVELIPQGTLAERCRAAQAGFPAFYTPAGFGTEVAEGKETREFDGKMYVLEHAFEADFAFVKAWKGDEAGNLIFKGTARNFNSNMCGAAKITVAEVEELLPVGTLDPNQIHIPGIFVQRIFQGEKYEKRIEQRTVRKRN
- a CDS encoding 3-oxoacid CoA-transferase subunit B, with product MLGKEQIAKRIAKEVKDGYYVNLGIGIPTLVANYVRDDIEVEFQSENGVLGMGPFPFEGEEDADIINAGKQTITTLPGASFFDSAMSFSMIRGKHVDLTILGAMEVAENGDIANWKIPGKMVKGMGGAMDLVASAENIIVAMMHTNREGESKLLKKCSLPLTGVGCVKKIVTNLAVLEVVENGFRLLERAPGVSVQDIKDATEGNLIVDSENIPEMDV
- a CDS encoding peptide/nickel transport system ATP-binding protein — its product is MEKGNILEVKNLTISFKNEGKFYPVIKDIDFQLNDNEILGIVGESGSGKSVTSLAIMGLLPKNISEITSGKIEFLGNDLSALNQTEFSNIRGQSISMIFQEPMSSLNPSMKCGRQVEEILQRHTSLSKREIKNETLTLFEKVKLPNPDRVYNSYPHEISGGQKQRVMISMAIACKPKILIADEPTTALDVTVQKEVIQLLKDLQKEVNMSIIFISHDLSLVSEIADRLIVMYKGEIVEQGDAKEIFKNPQNSYTEALIKSRPSLDIHLKRLPTIIDFLNKKAPSEVISSEERKASLAKIYSKSPLLEIINLGKTYYSNVGIFKKQTEFKAVNDVSFKIYEGETVGLVGESGCGKSTLGNAILQLDKATSGKIIYKGNDITHLKKSELRQLRKDIQIIFQDPFASLNPRLPVGKAIMEPMKVHKIGKSQSDRKNIVMGLLKKVGLDEEYFYRYPHEFSGGQRQRIGIARTIALLPKLIVCDESVSALDISVQAQVLNLLNDLKEDFGFSYIFISHDLAVVKYMADQLIVMNNGVIEEMGDAENIYANPEKEYTKKLIHAIPKGRSVIA